In the Alligator mississippiensis isolate rAllMis1 chromosome 7, rAllMis1, whole genome shotgun sequence genome, one interval contains:
- the GKN1 gene encoding gastrokine-1: MESYKKFWAWTETDIVEIVDEIVETREIVTAVLLGVFFAPSLALQDVNVGQTSDRKAHQGVSVDHDKNVAIVTSNNGQQSWVSVLDYKTGFVATRILATKSCVLAKMNKDVMPAIDALPKALDEMKKSEVQRPPPKEVRYTVSEKKIQDLTQYGEDIAALCHGLPAYEAYEIQGANFFYVGAEACLNVNVLFILRLDLCLGISK, translated from the exons ATGGAATCCTACAAGAAGTTTTGGGCATGGACAGAGACGGATATAGTGGAAATTGTTGATGAAATAGTGGAAACAAGGGAG ATTGTGACTGCTGTGCTTCTGGGAGTTTTCTTCGCTCCATCTCTTGCTTTACAA gaTGTAAATGTAGGACAGACATCTGACAGAAAAGCCCATCAGGGTGTGTCTGTCGACCATGATAAGAATGTGGCTATCGTCACATCAAATAATGGCCAGCAATCATGGGTCTCTGTTTTGGACTACAAGACT GGCTTTGTGGCAACCAGGATATTGGCCACGAAATCTTGTGTCCTTGCTAAAATGAACAAAGACGTTATGCCTGCTATTGATGCTCTTCCCAAAGCCCTTGACGAGATGAAG AAATCTGAAGTTCAAAGGCCTCCTCCAAAGGAGGTGAGATACACCGTCTCAGAAAAGAAaatccaggacctcacccaatATGGAGAAGACATTGCTGCTCTGTGCCATGGCTTGCCTGCTTATGAGGCTTATGAGATCCAGG gaGCGAACTTTTTCTATGTAGGAGCAGAAGCGTGTTTGAATGTGAACGTCCTGTTCATCCTGCGTTTGGACTTATGCCTTGGTATTTCCAAATAA